The following are encoded in a window of Deltaproteobacteria bacterium genomic DNA:
- a CDS encoding spore coat protein U domain-containing protein produces the protein MTCRDSAPTARSGFPAAPRRPRAGSGATCLAALSLVLALLAGSVSPAGADTTAMVVGATVLSKSNCRFRTNNATLDFGVLDPANPLDVTATATVPFICRGSAPIATFAFSDDGGRYPSGPGVHRMRHASAAIPEYLPYSFALSPATGTVPKNVDRNLTVTGTVLGADFRAVRAGIYSDSVVISIFP, from the coding sequence ATGACCTGCAGGGATTCGGCTCCGACGGCGCGGAGCGGCTTTCCGGCCGCACCGCGCCGTCCCCGTGCCGGGAGCGGGGCGACATGTCTCGCCGCCCTCTCCCTGGTGCTGGCGCTCCTTGCGGGGTCGGTCTCCCCGGCGGGTGCGGACACGACAGCGATGGTCGTGGGCGCAACCGTCCTTTCGAAGAGCAATTGCCGTTTTCGGACGAACAACGCGACGCTGGATTTCGGCGTACTCGACCCCGCGAATCCGCTCGATGTCACCGCGACCGCGACCGTCCCGTTCATCTGCCGCGGAAGCGCTCCGATCGCAACGTTCGCGTTTTCGGACGACGGCGGACGGTATCCTTCCGGACCCGGCGTCCACCGGATGCGACACGCAAGCGCCGCGATCCCGGAATACCTCCCGTACTCCTTCGCGCTCAGCCCCGCCACCGGCACCGTTCCGAAGAACGTCGACCGGAACCTGACGGTCACCGGAACCGTCCTGGGAGCGGATTTCCGGGCGGTCCGGGCGGGGATCTATTCGGACTCCGTGGTGATTTCGATCTTCCCGTGA
- a CDS encoding spore coat protein U domain-containing protein has translation MRKAWAVLVVATAIFAAGPGWAADSATLTVQALVVPTCMFEAPKTATLDFGSLTPGGGNVTQSAIARFWCTAGVSTLNFAVGNGLNYSGTSRGMKHATFADVIPYSIDSVTPDGNPNAGPASPRTVTIQGTVQAAAYAAVTAGAYSDTVLVSINP, from the coding sequence ATGCGTAAAGCATGGGCTGTTCTGGTTGTGGCGACGGCGATCTTCGCGGCCGGCCCCGGTTGGGCCGCCGACTCGGCCACCCTGACGGTGCAGGCGCTGGTGGTGCCGACCTGCATGTTCGAAGCGCCGAAAACCGCGACCCTGGACTTCGGCTCCCTGACGCCCGGCGGGGGGAACGTGACGCAGAGCGCGATCGCGCGGTTCTGGTGCACCGCCGGCGTCTCCACCCTGAACTTCGCGGTGGGGAACGGACTGAACTACTCCGGCACCTCGCGCGGCATGAAGCACGCCACCTTCGCGGACGTCATCCCGTACTCCATCGACTCCGTCACCCCGGACGGAAACCCGAACGCGGGTCCCGCGAGCCCGCGCACCGTGACGATCCAGGGTACCGTCCAGGCCGCCGCGTACGCCGCCGTTACCGCGGGGGCGTATTCGGACACCGTGCTCGTTTCGATCAACCCTTGA
- a CDS encoding DUF3109 family protein encodes MKIDPHVFRAKFPHRCSLDRCKSRCCRGGVWADVEERDIILRNADRFLPFVRPEAGIPSLWFGETVRDPDCPSGTAVETNVAGDYCVFFHPDHGCALQKAAAELGRHEWEWKPRFCVMFPLVVSDGVLTVDEDMDEVWCMESENRTHPIIAAVEREVNYLFPEEVARKLLTGGDGGKKSSAA; translated from the coding sequence ATGAAGATCGACCCGCACGTGTTCCGCGCCAAGTTCCCCCACCGCTGCTCCCTCGACCGGTGCAAGAGCCGCTGCTGCAGGGGCGGCGTCTGGGCCGACGTGGAGGAGCGCGACATCATCCTCCGGAACGCCGACCGGTTCCTCCCGTTCGTCCGGCCGGAGGCGGGGATCCCTTCCCTCTGGTTCGGGGAAACCGTCCGGGACCCGGACTGCCCCAGCGGAACGGCGGTGGAGACCAACGTCGCGGGCGACTACTGCGTCTTCTTCCACCCCGACCACGGCTGCGCGCTGCAGAAGGCGGCGGCCGAACTCGGCCGCCACGAGTGGGAGTGGAAACCGCGCTTCTGCGTCATGTTCCCGCTGGTGGTGTCGGACGGGGTGCTGACGGTCGACGAGGACATGGACGAGGTCTGGTGCATGGAGAGCGAGAACCGGACCCACCCGATCATCGCGGCGGTGGAGCGGGAAGTGAACTACCTCTTCCCCGAGGAGGTTGCGCGGAAGCTGCTGACCGGCGGCGACGGGGGAAAGAAATCGTCCGCCGCGTAA